The proteins below come from a single Larimichthys crocea isolate SSNF chromosome XIV, L_crocea_2.0, whole genome shotgun sequence genomic window:
- the supt16h gene encoding FACT complex subunit SPT16 isoform X2, producing the protein MAVNLDKEAYYRRIKRLYSNWKKGEDEFGKVDAIVVSVGVDEEIVYAKSTAIQTWLFGYELTDTIMVFCDTKIIFLASKKKVDFLKQVAVTKGNENANGVPPITLLTREKNESNKANFDKMIEAIRGSKEGKTVGIFSKDKFPGEYMKSWNDTITAEGLEKVDISAVVAYTMAVKEDGELGLMKKAAAITSEVYSKFFKERVMEIVDADEKVRHSKLAESVEKAIEEKKYLGGADPSTVEMCYPPIIQSGGNYSLKFSVVSDKNHMHFGAITCAMGIRYKSYCSNLVRTLMVDPPQEMQDNYNFLLQVEEELLKQLKHGVKISDAYNTVLEYVKKEKADLVSKLTKNLGFAMGIEFREGSLVLNAKNQYKLKKGMVLSISLGFADLLNKEGKKDEQKKYALFIGDTIQINEEEAATILTPVKKKIKNVGIFLKNDDEDDEEEDGDDAEELLGKGARSAALLADRTRNEMTAEEKRRAHQKELANHLNEEAKRRLTEQKGEQQIQKARKSNVSYKNVSQMPREKDIREMKIFIDKKYETVVMPVFGIATPFHIATIKNISMSVEGDYTYLRINFYVPGSSLGRQEGNIFPNPDATFVKEITYRASNLKAPGDTSVPSTNLQNAFRIIKEVQKRYKTREAEEKEKEGIVKQDSLVINLNRSNPKLKDLYIRPNIAQKRMQGSLEAHTNGFRFTSVRGDKVDILYNNIKHAIFQPCDGEMIIVLHFHLKNAIMFGKRRHTDVQFYTEVGEITTDLGKHQHMHDRDDLYAEQMEREMRHKLKSAFKNFIEKVETLTKEELEFEVPFRDLGFQGAPYRSTCLLQPTSSSLVNVTEWPPFVVTLDEVELVHFERVQFHLKNFDVVIVYKDYNKKVTMINAVPVNSLDPIKEWLNSCDIKYTEGVQSLNWTKIMKTIVDDPEGFFEQGGWSFLDPESEGSGAEEDSESEMEDETFNPSADEDEEEEEDSDEDYDSETEESGSNYSASVGSEEESGKDWDELEEEARKADRESHYEDEDTSTTNKKRKGRSVAPPSKKKRRS; encoded by the exons ATGGCGGTAAACCTGGACAAGGAAGCGTACTACCGCCGGATCAAGAGACTCTACAGCAACTGGAAG aaaggAGAAGATGAGTTTGGCAAAGTCGATGCCATCGTGGTGTCTGTGGGAGTGGACGAGGAGATCGTGTACGCCAAATCCACAGCCATACAG acGTGGCTGTTTGGCTACGAGCTGACGGACACCATCATGGTGTTTTGCGACACCAAAATCATCTTCCTCGCCAGCAAGAAGAAGGTGGATTTCCTCAAACAGGTGGCCGTGACGAAAGGCAACGAGAACGCCAACGGCGTCCCGCCCATCACACTGCTCACCAGAGAAAAG AATGAAAGCAACAAGGCCAACTTCGACAAGATGATCGAGGCGATCCGAGGCAGCAAAGAAGGCAAGACGGTCGGCATCTTCAGCAAGGACAAGTTTCCCGGAGAGTACATGAAGAGCTGGAACGACACGATCACGGCCGAGGGGCTGGAGAAG GTCGACATCAGCGCCGTGGTCGCCTACACGATGGCGGTGAAAGAAGACGGAGAGCTGGGCCTGATGAAGAAGGCGGCGGCCATCACCAGCGAGGTTTACTCCAAGTTCTTCAAGGAGCGCGTCATGGAAATCGTCGACGCAGATGAG AAAGTGCGTCACAGCAAGCTGGCGGAGTCGGTGGAGAAGGCCATCGAGGAGAAGAAATACCTAGGCGGTGCAGATCCGTCCACGGTGGAGATGTGTTATCCTCCCATCATCCAGAGCGGAGGCAACTACAGCCTCAAGTTCAGCGTCGTCAG CGATAAGAACCACATGCACTTCGGTGCCATCACGTGTGCCATGGGGATCCGCTACAAGTCGTACTGCTCCAACCTGGTGCGCACGCTCATGGTGGACCCCCCGCAGGAGATGCAGGACAACTACAACTTcctgctgcaggtggaggaggagctgctcaAACAGCTCAAGCACG GTGTAAAAATCAGCGATGCCTACAACACTGTACTGGAGTACGTGAAGAAAGAGAAGGCGGATCTTGTATCGAAGCTGACCAAAAACCTCGG CTTTGCGATGGGAATCGAGTTCAGAGAAGGCTCGTTGGTTTTGAACGCGAAAAATCAGTACAAACTGAAAAAAG GCATGGTGTTGAGTATCAGTTTGGGGTTTGCTGACCTCTTGAATAAAGAAGGCAAGAAAGACGAGCAGAAGAAGTACGCTTTGTTTATCGGCGACACAATACAGATCAACGAG GAAGAGGCTGCCACGATACTCACACCGGtcaagaaaaagataaaaaacgTGGGAATCTTCTTGAAG AATGACGACGAAgacgacgaggaggaggatggtgacGACGCCGAGGAGCTGCTGGGGAAAGGAGCTCGCAGTGCCGCCCTGCTCGCAGACAGAACCAGA AACGAGATGACGGCGGAGGAGAAGAGGCGAGCCCACCAGAAGGAGTTGGCGAATCACTTGAACGAAGAAGCCAAGCGTCGTCTGACGGAGCAGAAAGGAGAGCAGCAGATCCAGAA gGCCAGAAAATCTAACGTGTCCTATAAGAACGTCTCTCAGATGCCCAGAGAAAAGGACATCAGAGAAATGAAGATCTTCATCGACAAGAAATACGAGACCGTCGTCATGCCCGTTTTCGGTATCGCCACACCGTTCCACATCGCCACCATCAAG AACATCAGTATGTCTGTAGAAGGAGACTACACCTACCTGAGGATCAACTTCTACGTCCCTGGAAGCTCCCTAGGACGACAGGAGGGAAACATCTTCCCCAACCCAGACGCCACATTTGTTAAAGAAAT CACGTACCGAGCGTCCAATCTGAAAGCTCCTGGCGACACGTCGGTTCCCTCCACCAACCTCCAGAACGCTTTCCGCATCATCAAGGAGGTACAGAAGCGCTACAAGACGCGAGAGGccgaagagaaggagaaggaaggcATCGTCAAGCAAGACTCGCTGGTCATCAACCTCAACCGCAGCAATCCCAAGCTCAAAGACCTCTACATCAGACCCAACATCGCACAGAAGAGGATGCAGGGCTCGCTGGAGGCGCATACTAATG GTTTCCGCTTCACGTCAGTCCGCGGCGACAAAGTGGACATTCTTTACAACAACATCAAACACGCCATCTTCCAGCCATGCGACGGGGAGATGATCATCGTACTGCACTTCCACCTCAAG AACGCCATCATGTTCGGTAAGCGCCGTCACACAGACGTCCAGTTCTACACGGAGGTCGGCGAAATCACCACAGACTTGGGCAAACACCAACACATGCACGACAGGGACGACCTGTACGCCGAGCAGATGGAGCGGGAGATGAGGCACAAGCTCAAGTCGGCCTTCAAGAACTTCATCGAGAAGGTGGAGACGCTGACTAAAGAGGAGCTGGAGTTCGAGGTGCCGTTCAGAGACCTCGG GTTCCAGGGCGCCCCCTACAGGAGTACCTGCCTGCTACAACCCACGTCCAGTTCCCTTGTCAATGTTACTGAATGG CCGCCTTTTGTCGTGACCCTGGACGAGGTGGAGTTGGTCCACTTTGAGCGCGTGCAGTTCCACCTGAAGAACTTCGACGTGGTCATCGTCTACAAGGACTACAACAAGAAGGTCACCATGATCAACGCCGTGCCCGTCAACTCCCTCGATCCCATCAAGGAGTGGCTCAA CTCGTGTGACATAAAGTACACGGAGGGAGTCCAGTCTCTGAACTGGACCAAGATCATGAAGACCATCGTCGATGATCCCGAGGGCTTCTTCGAGCAGGGAGGCTGGTCTTTCTTGGACCCAGAGAGCGAG GGAAGCGGCGCAGAGGAAGATTCAGAGTCCGAAATGGAGGATGAGACGTTCAACCCGTCTGcagatgaagacgaggaggaggaggaagacagtgACGAAGACTACGACTCAGAGACAGAGGAGTCTGGTTCGA ATTACAGCGCGTCAGTCGGCAGTGAGGAGGAGAGCGGCAAAGACTGGGACGAGCTGGAGGAAGAAGCCAGAAAAG CTGACAGAGAGAGCCACTACGAGGACGAGGACACGTCGACCACCAACAAGAAGAGAAAGGGCCGGTCAGTGGCTCCGCCCAGCAAGAAGAAGCGACGGTCctaa
- the supt16h gene encoding FACT complex subunit SPT16 isoform X1, which translates to MAVNLDKEAYYRRIKRLYSNWKKGEDEFGKVDAIVVSVGVDEEIVYAKSTAIQTWLFGYELTDTIMVFCDTKIIFLASKKKVDFLKQVAVTKGNENANGVPPITLLTREKNESNKANFDKMIEAIRGSKEGKTVGIFSKDKFPGEYMKSWNDTITAEGLEKVDISAVVAYTMAVKEDGELGLMKKAAAITSEVYSKFFKERVMEIVDADEKVRHSKLAESVEKAIEEKKYLGGADPSTVEMCYPPIIQSGGNYSLKFSVVSDKNHMHFGAITCAMGIRYKSYCSNLVRTLMVDPPQEMQDNYNFLLQVEEELLKQLKHGVKISDAYNTVLEYVKKEKADLVSKLTKNLGFAMGIEFREGSLVLNAKNQYKLKKGMVLSISLGFADLLNKEGKKDEQKKYALFIGDTIQINEEEAATILTPVKKKIKNVGIFLKNDDEDDEEEDGDDAEELLGKGARSAALLADRTRLLGKNEMTAEEKRRAHQKELANHLNEEAKRRLTEQKGEQQIQKARKSNVSYKNVSQMPREKDIREMKIFIDKKYETVVMPVFGIATPFHIATIKNISMSVEGDYTYLRINFYVPGSSLGRQEGNIFPNPDATFVKEITYRASNLKAPGDTSVPSTNLQNAFRIIKEVQKRYKTREAEEKEKEGIVKQDSLVINLNRSNPKLKDLYIRPNIAQKRMQGSLEAHTNGFRFTSVRGDKVDILYNNIKHAIFQPCDGEMIIVLHFHLKNAIMFGKRRHTDVQFYTEVGEITTDLGKHQHMHDRDDLYAEQMEREMRHKLKSAFKNFIEKVETLTKEELEFEVPFRDLGFQGAPYRSTCLLQPTSSSLVNVTEWPPFVVTLDEVELVHFERVQFHLKNFDVVIVYKDYNKKVTMINAVPVNSLDPIKEWLNSCDIKYTEGVQSLNWTKIMKTIVDDPEGFFEQGGWSFLDPESEGSGAEEDSESEMEDETFNPSADEDEEEEEDSDEDYDSETEESGSNYSASVGSEEESGKDWDELEEEARKADRESHYEDEDTSTTNKKRKGRSVAPPSKKKRRS; encoded by the exons ATGGCGGTAAACCTGGACAAGGAAGCGTACTACCGCCGGATCAAGAGACTCTACAGCAACTGGAAG aaaggAGAAGATGAGTTTGGCAAAGTCGATGCCATCGTGGTGTCTGTGGGAGTGGACGAGGAGATCGTGTACGCCAAATCCACAGCCATACAG acGTGGCTGTTTGGCTACGAGCTGACGGACACCATCATGGTGTTTTGCGACACCAAAATCATCTTCCTCGCCAGCAAGAAGAAGGTGGATTTCCTCAAACAGGTGGCCGTGACGAAAGGCAACGAGAACGCCAACGGCGTCCCGCCCATCACACTGCTCACCAGAGAAAAG AATGAAAGCAACAAGGCCAACTTCGACAAGATGATCGAGGCGATCCGAGGCAGCAAAGAAGGCAAGACGGTCGGCATCTTCAGCAAGGACAAGTTTCCCGGAGAGTACATGAAGAGCTGGAACGACACGATCACGGCCGAGGGGCTGGAGAAG GTCGACATCAGCGCCGTGGTCGCCTACACGATGGCGGTGAAAGAAGACGGAGAGCTGGGCCTGATGAAGAAGGCGGCGGCCATCACCAGCGAGGTTTACTCCAAGTTCTTCAAGGAGCGCGTCATGGAAATCGTCGACGCAGATGAG AAAGTGCGTCACAGCAAGCTGGCGGAGTCGGTGGAGAAGGCCATCGAGGAGAAGAAATACCTAGGCGGTGCAGATCCGTCCACGGTGGAGATGTGTTATCCTCCCATCATCCAGAGCGGAGGCAACTACAGCCTCAAGTTCAGCGTCGTCAG CGATAAGAACCACATGCACTTCGGTGCCATCACGTGTGCCATGGGGATCCGCTACAAGTCGTACTGCTCCAACCTGGTGCGCACGCTCATGGTGGACCCCCCGCAGGAGATGCAGGACAACTACAACTTcctgctgcaggtggaggaggagctgctcaAACAGCTCAAGCACG GTGTAAAAATCAGCGATGCCTACAACACTGTACTGGAGTACGTGAAGAAAGAGAAGGCGGATCTTGTATCGAAGCTGACCAAAAACCTCGG CTTTGCGATGGGAATCGAGTTCAGAGAAGGCTCGTTGGTTTTGAACGCGAAAAATCAGTACAAACTGAAAAAAG GCATGGTGTTGAGTATCAGTTTGGGGTTTGCTGACCTCTTGAATAAAGAAGGCAAGAAAGACGAGCAGAAGAAGTACGCTTTGTTTATCGGCGACACAATACAGATCAACGAG GAAGAGGCTGCCACGATACTCACACCGGtcaagaaaaagataaaaaacgTGGGAATCTTCTTGAAG AATGACGACGAAgacgacgaggaggaggatggtgacGACGCCGAGGAGCTGCTGGGGAAAGGAGCTCGCAGTGCCGCCCTGCTCGCAGACAGAACCAGA CTACTTGGGAAG AACGAGATGACGGCGGAGGAGAAGAGGCGAGCCCACCAGAAGGAGTTGGCGAATCACTTGAACGAAGAAGCCAAGCGTCGTCTGACGGAGCAGAAAGGAGAGCAGCAGATCCAGAA gGCCAGAAAATCTAACGTGTCCTATAAGAACGTCTCTCAGATGCCCAGAGAAAAGGACATCAGAGAAATGAAGATCTTCATCGACAAGAAATACGAGACCGTCGTCATGCCCGTTTTCGGTATCGCCACACCGTTCCACATCGCCACCATCAAG AACATCAGTATGTCTGTAGAAGGAGACTACACCTACCTGAGGATCAACTTCTACGTCCCTGGAAGCTCCCTAGGACGACAGGAGGGAAACATCTTCCCCAACCCAGACGCCACATTTGTTAAAGAAAT CACGTACCGAGCGTCCAATCTGAAAGCTCCTGGCGACACGTCGGTTCCCTCCACCAACCTCCAGAACGCTTTCCGCATCATCAAGGAGGTACAGAAGCGCTACAAGACGCGAGAGGccgaagagaaggagaaggaaggcATCGTCAAGCAAGACTCGCTGGTCATCAACCTCAACCGCAGCAATCCCAAGCTCAAAGACCTCTACATCAGACCCAACATCGCACAGAAGAGGATGCAGGGCTCGCTGGAGGCGCATACTAATG GTTTCCGCTTCACGTCAGTCCGCGGCGACAAAGTGGACATTCTTTACAACAACATCAAACACGCCATCTTCCAGCCATGCGACGGGGAGATGATCATCGTACTGCACTTCCACCTCAAG AACGCCATCATGTTCGGTAAGCGCCGTCACACAGACGTCCAGTTCTACACGGAGGTCGGCGAAATCACCACAGACTTGGGCAAACACCAACACATGCACGACAGGGACGACCTGTACGCCGAGCAGATGGAGCGGGAGATGAGGCACAAGCTCAAGTCGGCCTTCAAGAACTTCATCGAGAAGGTGGAGACGCTGACTAAAGAGGAGCTGGAGTTCGAGGTGCCGTTCAGAGACCTCGG GTTCCAGGGCGCCCCCTACAGGAGTACCTGCCTGCTACAACCCACGTCCAGTTCCCTTGTCAATGTTACTGAATGG CCGCCTTTTGTCGTGACCCTGGACGAGGTGGAGTTGGTCCACTTTGAGCGCGTGCAGTTCCACCTGAAGAACTTCGACGTGGTCATCGTCTACAAGGACTACAACAAGAAGGTCACCATGATCAACGCCGTGCCCGTCAACTCCCTCGATCCCATCAAGGAGTGGCTCAA CTCGTGTGACATAAAGTACACGGAGGGAGTCCAGTCTCTGAACTGGACCAAGATCATGAAGACCATCGTCGATGATCCCGAGGGCTTCTTCGAGCAGGGAGGCTGGTCTTTCTTGGACCCAGAGAGCGAG GGAAGCGGCGCAGAGGAAGATTCAGAGTCCGAAATGGAGGATGAGACGTTCAACCCGTCTGcagatgaagacgaggaggaggaggaagacagtgACGAAGACTACGACTCAGAGACAGAGGAGTCTGGTTCGA ATTACAGCGCGTCAGTCGGCAGTGAGGAGGAGAGCGGCAAAGACTGGGACGAGCTGGAGGAAGAAGCCAGAAAAG CTGACAGAGAGAGCCACTACGAGGACGAGGACACGTCGACCACCAACAAGAAGAGAAAGGGCCGGTCAGTGGCTCCGCCCAGCAAGAAGAAGCGACGGTCctaa